In the Candidatus Zixiibacteriota bacterium genome, one interval contains:
- a CDS encoding molybdenum cofactor guanylyltransferase, giving the protein MAGRIEIAYVLAGGRSSRIGTDKLSLIIDGVTLLEHTTTKCAAVLDQVKLVAPKVGKLSELSFPVVLDSPSAAGPMAGVIAAVEDCRAESCFVTAADLFDLRAEVIALLVSQYRGQQYFGLMEPLGIQPLCGIYHKSALTVLYARANQGRFGMTDAVRQMDTDSIVLPQDQWRNINTPEDLASVRDYDA; this is encoded by the coding sequence ATGGCTGGAAGAATCGAAATTGCGTATGTGCTCGCTGGCGGACGAAGTAGTCGGATAGGAACCGACAAATTGTCGTTGATTATCGACGGTGTGACTCTTCTGGAACATACGACCACGAAATGTGCGGCTGTTCTGGATCAGGTCAAGCTGGTGGCGCCAAAGGTCGGCAAATTGTCAGAATTGAGTTTTCCGGTTGTTCTGGACAGCCCGAGTGCGGCCGGACCGATGGCCGGCGTAATCGCTGCTGTAGAGGATTGCCGGGCAGAGAGTTGTTTTGTGACCGCGGCCGATCTGTTTGATCTCAGAGCCGAAGTAATCGCGTTGTTGGTTTCGCAGTATCGGGGCCAGCAGTACTTCGGGCTGATGGAGCCGTTAGGTATTCAACCTCTCTGCGGCATCTACCACAAGTCGGCGCTTACTGTTCTGTATGCAAGGGCCAATCAGGGTAGATTCGGCATGACTGATGCTGTCAGACAAATGGATACTGACTCAATCGTCTTGCCTCAGGACCAGTGGAGAAATATCAATACTCCGGAGGATCTGGCTTCGGTGAGGGATTACGATGCTTGA
- the mobB gene encoding molybdopterin-guanine dinucleotide biosynthesis protein B — MLELGIVGAKNSGKTTVVEKLVCNLEKNGVRTATVKHTSHSHRFDTPGKDSYRHREAGATLTVIVSEEEVAVFARPDTLEWTRIQELTDNQFDIWLVEGERRSDRAKVLVTRELADMERPLPNNIVATIGPERVDKVDKHFEPDDFRALGSFVIDTILNSGKEAQ; from the coding sequence ATGCTTGAACTTGGAATTGTCGGAGCCAAGAACTCCGGAAAGACTACCGTGGTTGAGAAACTCGTATGCAATCTGGAGAAAAACGGAGTGCGAACAGCAACAGTGAAACACACTTCGCATTCTCACCGATTCGACACCCCGGGTAAGGATAGTTATCGCCACCGTGAAGCCGGGGCCACTCTGACGGTCATTGTAAGCGAGGAAGAAGTGGCAGTTTTCGCAAGGCCCGACACGCTTGAGTGGACCCGGATACAAGAACTGACTGACAATCAATTTGACATCTGGCTGGTTGAAGGTGAGCGCCGGTCGGATCGGGCCAAGGTGTTGGTGACGAGAGAACTCGCCGACATGGAGAGACCACTACCGAACAACATTGTTGCTACTATCGGCCCTGAGCGGGTTGACAAGGTAGACAAACATTTTGAGCCGGATGACTTCAGAGCTCTGGGTTCGTTCGTAATCGACACTATCCTCAATAGTGGCAAGGAGGCTCAGTAG
- a CDS encoding radical SAM protein, with protein sequence MTACTTPRYLRVSLLSGCNLNCTYCRPEGQSEPALIADSDRLNSAIEFLLRAGIRKVRFTGGEPTLHKDLAAVVAQVKAMDSGVHTAITTNGVLLGDLAPSLASAGLDSANISLDTLDRVRFQSITGRDQLDNVVHGIETAASYIGLVKLNCVLVRGTNDHEVSDLIRFANDRGLDIRFIEYMPNRFSAPGDPRFISGDEIRGRLPWNLKPSLISPSSATRYYSTLDLSIRVGFISPISHPFCSGCDRLRLAADGMLYACLFDSQAFNLYDVMVAGPRKADAELKKLVELKRFGGCRGAVDRPSELPSFSTLGG encoded by the coding sequence GTGACTGCCTGTACCACACCCCGCTATCTGCGCGTGTCGTTGCTATCGGGATGCAACCTCAATTGTACTTACTGCCGTCCGGAAGGTCAGTCAGAGCCGGCTCTGATAGCCGATTCCGACCGGTTGAATTCAGCAATTGAGTTTCTCCTCCGGGCCGGAATTCGAAAGGTTCGTTTCACCGGAGGAGAGCCAACCCTCCACAAGGATTTGGCAGCAGTCGTGGCCCAAGTGAAAGCGATGGACTCCGGCGTTCATACGGCGATAACCACTAACGGTGTTCTCCTCGGGGACCTTGCACCGTCATTGGCTTCGGCCGGTCTCGATTCGGCCAACATCAGCCTCGACACCCTTGATCGTGTAAGGTTTCAGTCCATAACCGGCCGGGATCAGTTAGACAACGTCGTTCACGGGATAGAAACCGCCGCAAGCTATATTGGACTGGTCAAATTGAACTGCGTCTTGGTACGCGGAACCAATGACCATGAAGTGTCCGACCTCATCAGGTTCGCCAACGACCGAGGGCTCGACATTCGGTTCATCGAGTATATGCCTAATCGATTCAGTGCTCCTGGTGACCCCCGGTTCATCTCGGGTGATGAAATCCGCGGGCGTCTGCCATGGAATCTGAAACCGTCATTGATCAGTCCCTCCAGTGCTACGCGATACTACTCCACCCTGGACCTGAGCATCAGAGTTGGGTTTATCAGCCCGATCAGTCATCCGTTTTGCAGCGGCTGCGACCGTTTGAGATTGGCCGCCGACGGCATGCTGTACGCATGTCTCTTTGATTCGCAAGCCTTTAACCTTTATGATGTGATGGTAGCGGGGCCTCGCAAGGCCGATGCCGAATTGAAGAAATTGGTTGAGCTCAAGCGCTTTGGCGGTTGTCGAGGAGCCGTTGATAGACCAAGTGAGTTGCCGTCATTTTCTACGCTGGGAGGATAG
- the moaC gene encoding cyclic pyranopterin monophosphate synthase MoaC: MVNPSHIDSDGNARMVDVSSKDMTRRMATAESLVKLNSEAFEVLRDNWATKGDVLTVAQLAGIGAAKKTSELIPLCHQVPLDRVEITFSLDSEDNSVRVSATAECFARTGVEMEALTACSVAALTIYDMLKAVQRDIEIAHVYLVKKSGGRSGDYVR, encoded by the coding sequence ATTGTGAATCCAAGTCACATAGATTCAGACGGAAATGCGAGAATGGTCGATGTATCATCAAAGGACATGACTCGTCGAATGGCCACAGCCGAATCACTCGTCAAACTGAACAGTGAGGCATTCGAGGTGCTTCGTGACAATTGGGCTACCAAAGGAGATGTGTTGACGGTCGCTCAGTTGGCGGGGATTGGAGCGGCCAAGAAAACCTCGGAGTTGATTCCGCTCTGTCATCAGGTTCCCCTGGATCGTGTGGAAATCACCTTTAGTCTCGACAGTGAGGATAACTCGGTAAGAGTATCGGCGACCGCTGAATGTTTTGCGCGAACCGGAGTAGAAATGGAGGCGCTGACTGCTTGTTCGGTAGCGGCTCTGACGATTTACGACATGCTGAAAGCGGTTCAGCGCGATATTGAGATCGCCCATGTTTACCTGGTGAAGAAATCAGGAGGAAGGTCCGGTGACTATGTCCGGTGA
- a CDS encoding MOSC domain-containing protein: MSGEIHAMSVSSETGQKKENVESAMLAENFGIVGDAHGGSERQISLLPFEAFAEVREHIPQIKPGDFAENITTCGLDMSSVSIGDRLSIGASVKLVITQIGKKCHDGCYIKEAVGDCIMPRIGLFARIVAGGTVRVGDTIRWEPRSA, translated from the coding sequence ATGTCCGGTGAAATCCATGCCATGTCTGTGTCCTCTGAAACCGGACAAAAAAAAGAGAATGTTGAATCGGCAATGTTGGCTGAGAATTTTGGTATTGTGGGTGACGCCCATGGAGGTTCTGAACGTCAGATATCGCTGCTGCCGTTCGAGGCATTCGCCGAGGTTCGTGAACACATTCCTCAGATCAAGCCGGGTGATTTTGCGGAGAATATCACCACTTGCGGACTTGATATGTCGTCGGTGTCCATTGGTGATCGACTCAGTATCGGTGCTTCGGTGAAGCTGGTGATTACCCAGATTGGCAAGAAGTGTCACGATGGATGCTATATCAAGGAAGCGGTTGGGGATTGTATTATGCCGCGCATCGGTTTGTTTGCTCGAATCGTTGCTGGAGGCACGGTCCGTGTCGGCGACACGATTAGATGGGAACCGCGCAGTGCATGA
- a CDS encoding MogA/MoaB family molybdenum cofactor biosynthesis protein: protein MSATRLDGNRAVHDVGIIIVSDRAASGEREDTCIPVFRDHLNDDQFSLVHTAVVPDDIKAVQLVLREMIDKEYSLVFTAGGTGCSPRDRTPEATTPFLERRTPGIDEAIRSFSAQKSPHAAYSRGISGIGRKSLIINLPGSPKAVGEILSFLKPTLGHPLRLISGEKIDCATEL, encoded by the coding sequence GTGTCGGCGACACGATTAGATGGGAACCGCGCAGTGCATGATGTCGGTATCATAATCGTTTCTGATCGAGCTGCGAGCGGCGAGCGCGAGGATACTTGTATTCCGGTGTTCAGAGATCACTTGAACGACGACCAATTCAGCCTGGTCCATACTGCTGTTGTGCCTGATGACATCAAAGCTGTTCAGTTGGTCTTACGCGAAATGATCGACAAGGAGTACAGCCTTGTGTTTACCGCCGGTGGTACCGGATGTAGTCCTCGCGACAGAACTCCCGAGGCTACGACACCGTTCTTGGAGAGGCGAACGCCGGGAATCGACGAAGCAATCCGTTCTTTCAGCGCACAGAAATCTCCTCACGCGGCGTATTCCCGAGGCATATCGGGTATTGGAAGGAAATCGCTCATAATAAATCTGCCCGGCTCACCGAAAGCGGTGGGGGAGATACTGTCATTCCTCAAACCAACCCTGGGGCATCCCCTTCGATTAATCTCGGGGGAGAAGATCGATTGCGCTACGGAGCTATGA